ATGTCCGTCTTTGAATCAACGATGGTTTCACAAATCATTCGGGGTGGATTGCTCTCCGTCGGGAGAGGTCAGTCAGAAGGGGCTTTATCAACCGGGATGAACCGGTGGCAAACACTGTGGTACATCTTGTTACCGCAAGGATTGAAAAACTCGATTCCCCCGTTGATTTCGCAATTTATTTCCTTGGTTAAGGATACGTCCCTGGCTACCGCCATCGTGTTGACGGAAATGATGTTCCGGAGCCAAGTCATCTACGGGCAAAATCCGAACTATATGATTCCGATGTTTGCCTTAGTGACGGCCCTGTACTTCATCGTGAACTACAGTCTGTCGTTACTATCCAAGTGGTTTGAAAAACGACTTTCGCTCTAAAACGCTAGCTTTTCGTTATTAAGTTTGGTATCATTATCATATAAGCTTATTTTAACTTCTAAATTGGTATCTGACTAAAATATTTAAAACCGGGCATCCCAGATGGGGTACCCGGTTTTATTTTGGAACGGGAGGACGTTATGGAACAATGGCAAGCAGACTGGGCGTACCAAAAGTATTGGATAATGGCGCACTCCCAGCATTTATACAATGCCTGGCGTCGCTTGACCCGCAACAACCAGTGGGACGATGATAAGGCAGTAATTGCCCACGAACTGCTGTTGGCCGCGGGCGAAATGCAGCCAACAGTTAAAACCCTGCGTAACACCTATCAACACGTCTGGGGTTACTTTAAACGGAGTGCCACACCAGCAGAAAAGGCGGAATTCCAAGCGGCGTTGGCAGACTTGACGCCCGAAGTGGATCGCGTAAGGCCGTTGTTACTGACGTTGGCACACCAGTATCGGGTTGACTACTTATTACAAAGTCGGTTATTACAAGAATGGGAGGATGATGACCATGCGCCTCTGGCATGAAGCCTTGATTCAGAAACTACCTCGCCAACAACTGCTAGGACAACACCGGGAGTGTGCAGCGTTGCGGGGCAACGGTTGGGGTCGTAAGCATGCGACCGTGAACTACGTCTTTCAGCATTCACCGTATAAATTGTTTCAGTTTCACATGCTGGTGATGGACGAGATGGAACGCCGGGGCTACCATCCGGATCAAAATTGGCGCCAACCGGAGTATCGGGGCAAAACTTGTCCAGCATATCAGGAACTGACTTCCTGTTCATTAACTAAGCCGATTTATCCAGAGCATGATGATGCTTATCTGCAGTTGTGTGAGCGACTACTGGCAGAGCGGACGAAGAAAGTGTAAAAATGCAGCCGGAAAAGCATCATTTCTGGCTGCATTTTTGCTATTTTATTTGTCATTCCAATAAACGGCTTTTTTCTTAACCCGGGTGGAGTGGGCGTGCGGTTCATCAATGGTTTTCAGGTTCGTAACTTCTTGTCCCTTCTGGAACGAGATGGGTTGTTTGTGCGCTAAGACTTCATTTAAAGCATTAACGCTCTCTTGAAAGCGGGGCGCCCGACTGATGTAAGGTCCAGCCCCATCTACAACGACGATAAACTGGTGTCCATCAGGAGCTTGCATGAAGGCGGAAATGCCGCCCCCGTATTTGGGACTAGATCCCGTTTTGTAGTTTTTGAAGCTGAGGTTCAATGGATTATTCAAGTGAGGTTTAACGCCCTTTTGAAAACGTGATAGTTCGGTTTCTAGAGATTTGGATTGGTCTGGTTTTGGATGATAGATAAAGTCAAGATCATGATAATCCTGGTGAAGTTCCGGACTAATTTGAAGGTTTCGGTAGGCCATTTTGGCCACTTGTGCCACACTTGCCGTATTTTCGGCATTCCACTTCTGGTGGCTAACCTTGTAAGCCCCGGCGTTCCGGTTTAGTTGTCCTGCCGCGTTAAACCACTTGGAGCCCCGGAGGTTCAGTTCCTGGGCCCACTTGGTTAGCGCCTGTTGCTGGGTTAAGCTCTTGGGTTTCATGAAGTCTGCAAGGGCAAAGGCCGCGTCGTTAGCAGACAGGGTGTACATGGCATTAAAGAGGGTTCTGACCTGCAGTTTTTCGCCTTCATGAACATCGAGGTGGGCATAGACGTTGGGATCTTTGTGGGACCAATCTGATTTTTTGGTAATCGGGACTTCCGTATTCCAGGTAATCTTTTTGGCTTTAATGGCTTTTAACACGGCATAGGCGGTTAACATCTTACTTTCTGAGGCGATTCCGACCTGTTGATTAGCGTTTTTTTCACCCAGCACCTGTCCGGTTTGGGCATCAATCACGATGGCCTGATGGGCCTTGGTTTGGTTGAGATGCAGCGGTTTGGCCAAAGCAACGGTATTGGTGTGTTTTTTAACTGGGATGGTCTTAGCGGGTTTGGGAGCCGACTGAGCTTGGTAGGAATGATAAGCGATGCCGGCAGCTCCACCACTAATGAGTAGTAGTAAAACTACGATGATGATTCCAGTCCGTTTCCGGGTAAACCAGGAACGAGAGCGATGATAATGATGCTGGTTAAATTGGTTGTCCATTAACGGAGACCACGCTTTCCAAAAGATTTAGCCCATGGAGGCCATTACCTTTATTATATCAATCTATGTCATAGTTTTCGACCAAACTAAAAAGGCATTTCAACGAGAAATGACTTTTTAGGTAAATAATTTAATTTTTTAGAATCAAGAAGAAAATCAGGAAGACAATTGCTAAGGCGTACATCATCCAACCCACTTCTTTACCCCGTTTAGCGGCAATCATGGTAATTGGGTAGGCGATGAAACCGAGCGCAATTCCATCTGAGATACTGTACGTTAGTGGCATTCCGACTGCGATTAAGAACGCTGGGGCAGCTAATTCAAACTTGCTCCAGTCGACCTGTGCGAGCGATTTAGCCATCAAAACCCCAACGATAATTAAGGCGGGCGCCGTAATTTGACTGGTAATCACAGCCAGTAACGGGGAGAAGAACATCGCAAAGATGAACATAATTCCCGTAACGATGGCGGTGAATCCAGAGCGACCACCCACGGCGATTCCGGCGGATGATTCGACGTAGACACTCATCGGGGAAGTTCCCAGCAGTGATCCGACTAACATGGTCGTTGAATCAGCAGCGAGGGCTCTTCCAACCCGAGGCATTTGGTTGTTGCGCATGTAACCGGCTTGTTCTGCCAGGCCAATCAGGGTTCCGGCTGTATCAAAGAAGGTTACCAGCAGGAAGGTTAGTACCACGACGAACAACTGCGGAGTGTTAATTTTATCCACGTTGAAGAGTCCGACTAAAAAAGTTGATTTGATGCTGGGCACACCAGCAACAATTGCCGTAGGGAGTTTGATAATGCCGGTAATCATTCCAATTGCGGAGGAAATGATCATCCCAACGAAGATGGCTCCGGGAACCTTGGCACTCATCAAGAAGAGGGTGATGATTAAGCCTGCCACCGTGAGTAAGGTCAACGGATTAGTGAGGGAACCGAGGCTGACCAACGTACTCTTGTTAGCAACCACCAGGCCCCCATCGTGAAAGCCGATGAAGGCGATGAAAAGTCCAATTCCGCCTCCAATCGCGGCCTTTAAATCTACGGGAATCGCATTGATGATTTTTTCCCGCAGTTTCATTGCCGTTAAAATGATGAAGAGGATTGAGGCAATGAAGACCCCACTCATGGCCGTTTGCCACGGCACCTTCATCCCGATACAAACAGAGTAGGCGAAGAAGGCATTCACTCCCAGCCCGGCTGACAGCGCAAACGGATAGTTCGCAATGACTCCCATCAAAATACATCCAAAGGCAGTTGCTATGGCTGTGGCGGTAAAGACCGCTCCCTTGTCCATTCCGGCTGCCCCTAAAACCTGGGGGTTAACGAAGAGGATGTAGACCATTGAAACAAAGGTCGTTACTCCGGCGAGCGTTTCCGTGCGGAAGTTCGTCCCGAGCTCCTTAAAGTTGAAAAACGACGCGATTTTAGTTCCCATAAAAATCTCCCTTACGTCTAATGTTCGCGATTTGATTTTAAGATTACTTTCTAATCATACAACGGCGCTCCAAATAATTCAAACCCGAACTTTAAGTTTTCTTAAAAAAATGAGTGGATTTTAATTTACGGGGAATAGAAGCGGAGATGCTAAAATAGAAAGAACGAGGTGAAACCATGACAAATTCAATTTTAGTGGTGGGGAACGGTCCCTTAACCACTAATGTAAAACACCAATTAAATGCAACCAATCACGTAATTATAAAGCAGGAGCAGTTAACCGAGGAGGCTACCTACGCCCAGTTGCCGCCACAACTAGCTGCCATAGTGATCACGGCTGGTCCGAACGATGTAGACCTAGTGGTGGAGGCGGTCGATGCCGCCTTGCAACATCAACGCGTAACGGTCCAGCGCTGGATTTTGGTCTCGTCCGCTGGAATTGACGGCGAAGTCCAAGGTGCTTTGAATTATCCCGGGGTTACGGACGTCGCAGAATACCTGCGTGAACAACGGTATGCCATCAAATTGATTGATGAAACGGAACTACCGTACCTGATTATTCGCCCCGGCAGGTTAGTGTCTGAAAAACAGGGTCCCGCCCAATTATTCAACGAAGGGGAGCTTGTCCCCGAGGGCGTTGTTTCATATGAAACAATTAGTAATTTAATTAAAGCGGGTTTACAAGGTAAATACCAGAATCAATCGATTGCAGTGATTGAAACCGCAGAGGAGGAAGAATGAGTTTACAGTTTATCCTGGGAAAGGCGAGTACGGACCATGCGGGGCAAGTGATTCAAGCGATGCAAACGTCTGCCGCGCAGCATCCCAGCGATCAGTACTTTCAAATTGTTCCGAATAACGTTAAATTCGAAGCAGAATTGGGGACGCTGAAACGATTGAACTTGGAAGAACAGGCGACCTACGCGCAAAACCAAATTCAAACGTTCTCGTTTTCACGGCTGATTTGGTACTTTTTGCGGGATCATCCGGCTTATCAAGTCCCTCAGTTATCTTCAGTGGCCATTAATATGATTATTTTCCAGATTATCACCGACCACGAAGCCGATTTAACCATCTACCGGGGCGAAGGCAAGCAAGCCGGTTTTATTCAGCAGGTCGCCGAGCAACTGATGGAGTTGCAGCAGGGGAACGTTAGTCCCGATGATTTACAGCAGCTGCAACAGACAGCGACCGGAGAATTACGCAATAAGCTCCATGATCTAGCTATCATTTACCGGGCTTTTTTAGCCGCAACCGACGGGAAATATTTGTATAAAGCGGCGACCTTGGAACTATTGAACGAGTACCTTTTGCGGATGCCCGCTCAGCAGTTAGAGCAGCTCCACTTTTACTTTACTGGTTTTAGTGAGCTGACCGCGCAGGAACTGCAGTTAGTTCACACCTTGATTCGCAGAGCGCACGTGGTGGTCGATTTGACGCTGGATCAACCCGTTCGCGAGGTGGCTCCCGCACCTGAAGCATTCTTTGCGCAACCAGGCCGGCTCTATTACCGGTTATACCAATATGCGCAAGCACACAGCCGGATTCTACCCGATCAGTATGCCCCCACGCGGGACTTACAACCCGGGTTACAACAGTTAGAAGAATACTGGATTAGTAGTAGCGAGTTAGACCGGCAATTACCGGAGGCACCGCGATCTAATCCAGCGGTGCACGTGTTACAGGCTGCGACGCCCTTTGATGAGTTAATGAACGTTTCGACCAAGATTCGCCAATTAGTCGCCACCGGGAAGTACCGGTACGGGGATTTCTTGGTGGTTGCTCGGAATTTGAGTGATTACGAAAACATCATTGACCCCATTTTCTCAATGCAACAAATCCCGTACTTTACGGATATCCAGAAGCAGATGGAAAATCATCCGTTGGTAGTACTGTTACAGGCCCTCTTTGCGATTTACAAGCCCAACCGGGCCCGCAACTATCGCTACGAAGACGTGATGAAGCTCTTGAAAACGGAGCTGTTAATTCCCAAACAAACTGAAAAACTAGCGGACTTTCGCTGGCAACTGGCCTTGTGTGAAAACCTAGTCTTGAAAAACGGCTACTACGGTAAGAAATGGACGCAGCAAGAAGACTGGAAGTACACGACCGTCGTGGATGAAACCACGGGCGTGGTCGTGGACAAGAATCAGGCGTTTTCAAAGGCCATCAATCAGATTCGCCACTTTGTGAAAGATAATTTACCGCCGTTCTACCGCCGGCTGACGAAAGCCAAGACCGGTCGGGAAGCGGCGCAAATCCTGTACCAGTTTTTGGTGAACCATGGAGTCCCTGACCGTTTGCAAGAATGGCAACAACAGGCGACTGAAGCCGGGAATCTTCAGGAAGCCGGACAGGCCGAGCAGGTGTGGAATGAATTTTGCCACATTTTAGACGACTACGTGAACGTATTAGGGGACCAGGAATTCGTGCAGGATGACTTCTTAGCCCTTCTACAAGCTGGTTTTGTAGGCGCCACCTACTCCCAGATTCCGTCGACCTTAGATCAGGTAACGATTTCAGAAATGGGGCGGTACCACCTCCGCGATAAACGGATTACGATTGTGGTCGGCGCTGATGACCACAGCTTACCGGTCCGAATTGAACGCCAGAGTCTGCTGAGTGATGGGGATCGAGATCAACTGAGTGAGCAGTTAGCCCCGGATCAGTTTTTAGCTACCACTAGCGAAACGAAAATGGTCGCGGAACCGTACGAAGACTACTTAACCTTTCTGACGCCGCAGGATCAGCTGTATTTTTCCCACCACGCGGGTAATGGGGCTGATGATACGTTATTGAAGCAATCCCCCTACGTGCAGCGGATTCAGGAATTTTTCCAGCTGACGCCCGAGGTATTTCACGCTCAACCTGATGCGAATGAATTGGACGTGCAGCCGTATCTAGGGTCGCCCCGGGCCACGTTGAAGTACTTGATTCCAGCCGCGCTAGCTAGTCGGAAGCAACAGCAAAAGTTAAACGCTAGTTGGGCAGCAGTTCGGACTACGTTAGAGCAGGATGCTAATCCGCAACTGCAACGATTGACGCGTAATCTGATGAGCAGTTTGGATTATCGTAACGAACCGACGCCATTGACCAATGAGATTGTGACGGGTCTATATGGGAACCAAATTCTGACTTCGATTTCCAAATTGGAAGAGTTTTATTCCAATCCGTACGAATACTTTTTGGAGTACGGGTTGCGACTCAAAGAGCGGGATGAATTTGAGATTAATCCAGCCGATACGGGAACCTTCTACCATGAAGCGCTCGACCACTTGATGAAACTGGTAAACCAGCAACAGCTGGAACTAGGGGATTTAGATGATCAACAGGTTACGGAGCTAGTCACGGAAGTCACCACGAAGCTGATTGAGGATGATCAGGCGCAACGCTACGAAATTTTGCAAAGTTCGGAGCGGATGAACTACATTAAGAATCAATTGATTAAGACAGTGACTGAGATGGCGCAGGCCTTGCGGAATCAAGCTCGGCACGTGCACATGCGGCCTCGCCAAACCGAGGTCGCCTTTGGCCCGGGTAAACACTACCAAGAGCTGAAGTTTGCTTTAGATAATCACAAACAAGTTAGTGTGCAGGGGCGGATTGACCGAATCGATGGGATGGACGTCGATGGGACGGACTACCTCAACATCGTGGACTACAAATCAAGTGAGCGCGAGATTAAATTTGCGCAGGTCTACGATGGAACCGCCATGCAGATGATGACGTACATGGATGCCGTATTACAGAATTTGGAATCCATCGGAGACACGGAGCAGGCGCGTTTGATTGGCGCTTTGTACCTGCACGTCTTTGATCCGGTGCTGGATTATACGGAACTGAAAAACTGGCAGGATCCACAACAAATTCAGCAACGTTTGTTACAAAAACACAAGTACAATGGGATTTTGTTGGCGGATAAAGACGTCTTGCAATCGCTAGGTGATCAGGACGTGAGCGCTGTTTATCCGTTTAGATTTAAGAATGATGGAGATTTCTATAAGGATAGCAAAATCATTTCACAAGCCGATCTAAACCGGGTAATCAATCACACGGAACAGTTGATTCAAACGGCCGGAAACCGCATTTTTGCGGGCGATACCCGGTTGTGGCCAGCTCGGTTCCAGGACAAATCCAACATCACCAATTCGGCCTATCAATCCGTGATGCAATTTGATCCGTTACTGGCAGAGAATAACTATCGAGAGGTGGAGAACCTCAGCATGGCGGAAGTCCTAGAAAAGTTACGAGCAGAACAGAAAGGAGGCAATCATGAGTGAAACCCAGTGGACCCCGGGACAACTCGCTGCGATTCAGAATGATTACGACGGTAACATTCTGGTGTCTGCGTCGGCGGGCTCCGGGAAGACCAGCGTGTTGACCCAACGAGTGATGCGCAAAATCAAGGACGGCGTAGACGTGGATCAGTTACTGATTGTGACCTTCACGAACGCCGCTGCTCAAGAAATGCGAGAACGAATTAACGGGGCCCTGCAAACGGAATTAAACCAAACGCAGGAGTCATCGGCCAAACAACATTTAGTGCGCCAGCTGCGCAAACTCACCACCGCCCACATTGAAACGATGGATGCCTTTTGTCTGTGGCTGGTGAAACGGTACTACTACGTTATTAATCTCGATCCCGATTTTCGGATTTTAACGGATAAGAGTGAGCGGACGCTGTTACAGAGTGAGGTTTGGGATGAGGTCCGGGAAGAATTGTACGGTAACGACCGGGACCACCGGTTTGCTCAATTAACCCGGAACTTTTCTAACGACCGAAGTGATGATGGCTTAACTGATTTGGTGTTCCGGCTCTATGAACTGGCGAACGTAAACCAGGATCCGGAGCAGTGGATTGACCAGTTAGGGGATTTTTACCGGACGGACGGTGCCTTGACCGAAAGTCGTTTATACCGGGACCACTTACTGCCGGATTTGCAGAATCAGCTGGAACAAATCCAAGCCTCGTATCAGCAAGCTCGCGAATTAGCGCACCGCGCGGGAATTGAAAAAGTTGAGTCGTTTTTGGTAAATGAACAAGAACAACTTGCAGCAGTGGCCGGGCAACTAGCCTCTCTGGGTTGGGATCAGCTCCGAGCGGTATTTGAAGATACTCAGAATGGGTTCAAACGTTTCCCCAGCATTAATAAAAAGGATTTCGATGAAGAACAGCTGGATGTCAAAGAGCAGTGTAAAAATTTACGGAACTCCGCGAAAAAGCAAATTGAAGAGATCAGCAAAAATTACTTTTGGACCGACGAAGCGAGTTTGCAGCAACTGAATGACGATGCGGCTCAG
This genomic stretch from Fructilactobacillus carniphilus harbors:
- a CDS encoding amino acid ABC transporter permease — protein: MILSAFSATNLHYLMGGLGITIAVSVISIIISFIFGTLFGVILYEEVPYFSRTVQLIVNTIRNLPLLLLIFFTYFALPKLGIELNAFTATVVAMSVFESTMVSQIIRGGLLSVGRGQSEGALSTGMNRWQTLWYILLPQGLKNSIPPLISQFISLVKDTSLATAIVLTEMMFRSQVIYGQNPNYMIPMFALVTALYFIVNYSLSLLSKWFEKRLSL
- a CDS encoding YbgA family protein — translated: MEQWQADWAYQKYWIMAHSQHLYNAWRRLTRNNQWDDDKAVIAHELLLAAGEMQPTVKTLRNTYQHVWGYFKRSATPAEKAEFQAALADLTPEVDRVRPLLLTLAHQYRVDYLLQSRLLQEWEDDDHAPLA
- a CDS encoding TIGR02328 family protein, with translation MRLWHEALIQKLPRQQLLGQHRECAALRGNGWGRKHATVNYVFQHSPYKLFQFHMLVMDEMERRGYHPDQNWRQPEYRGKTCPAYQELTSCSLTKPIYPEHDDAYLQLCERLLAERTKKV
- a CDS encoding D-alanyl-D-alanine carboxypeptidase family protein, whose translation is MDNQFNQHHYHRSRSWFTRKRTGIIIVVLLLLISGGAAGIAYHSYQAQSAPKPAKTIPVKKHTNTVALAKPLHLNQTKAHQAIVIDAQTGQVLGEKNANQQVGIASESKMLTAYAVLKAIKAKKITWNTEVPITKKSDWSHKDPNVYAHLDVHEGEKLQVRTLFNAMYTLSANDAAFALADFMKPKSLTQQQALTKWAQELNLRGSKWFNAAGQLNRNAGAYKVSHQKWNAENTASVAQVAKMAYRNLQISPELHQDYHDLDFIYHPKPDQSKSLETELSRFQKGVKPHLNNPLNLSFKNYKTGSSPKYGGGISAFMQAPDGHQFIVVVDGAGPYISRAPRFQESVNALNEVLAHKQPISFQKGQEVTNLKTIDEPHAHSTRVKKKAVYWNDK
- a CDS encoding NCS2 family permease codes for the protein MGTKIASFFNFKELGTNFRTETLAGVTTFVSMVYILFVNPQVLGAAGMDKGAVFTATAIATAFGCILMGVIANYPFALSAGLGVNAFFAYSVCIGMKVPWQTAMSGVFIASILFIILTAMKLREKIINAIPVDLKAAIGGGIGLFIAFIGFHDGGLVVANKSTLVSLGSLTNPLTLLTVAGLIITLFLMSAKVPGAIFVGMIISSAIGMITGIIKLPTAIVAGVPSIKSTFLVGLFNVDKINTPQLFVVVLTFLLVTFFDTAGTLIGLAEQAGYMRNNQMPRVGRALAADSTTMLVGSLLGTSPMSVYVESSAGIAVGGRSGFTAIVTGIMFIFAMFFSPLLAVITSQITAPALIIVGVLMAKSLAQVDWSKFELAAPAFLIAVGMPLTYSISDGIALGFIAYPITMIAAKRGKEVGWMMYALAIVFLIFFLILKN
- a CDS encoding NAD(P)-binding oxidoreductase gives rise to the protein MTNSILVVGNGPLTTNVKHQLNATNHVIIKQEQLTEEATYAQLPPQLAAIVITAGPNDVDLVVEAVDAALQHQRVTVQRWILVSSAGIDGEVQGALNYPGVTDVAEYLREQRYAIKLIDETELPYLIIRPGRLVSEKQGPAQLFNEGELVPEGVVSYETISNLIKAGLQGKYQNQSIAVIETAEEEE
- a CDS encoding PD-(D/E)XK nuclease family protein, which codes for MSLQFILGKASTDHAGQVIQAMQTSAAQHPSDQYFQIVPNNVKFEAELGTLKRLNLEEQATYAQNQIQTFSFSRLIWYFLRDHPAYQVPQLSSVAINMIIFQIITDHEADLTIYRGEGKQAGFIQQVAEQLMELQQGNVSPDDLQQLQQTATGELRNKLHDLAIIYRAFLAATDGKYLYKAATLELLNEYLLRMPAQQLEQLHFYFTGFSELTAQELQLVHTLIRRAHVVVDLTLDQPVREVAPAPEAFFAQPGRLYYRLYQYAQAHSRILPDQYAPTRDLQPGLQQLEEYWISSSELDRQLPEAPRSNPAVHVLQAATPFDELMNVSTKIRQLVATGKYRYGDFLVVARNLSDYENIIDPIFSMQQIPYFTDIQKQMENHPLVVLLQALFAIYKPNRARNYRYEDVMKLLKTELLIPKQTEKLADFRWQLALCENLVLKNGYYGKKWTQQEDWKYTTVVDETTGVVVDKNQAFSKAINQIRHFVKDNLPPFYRRLTKAKTGREAAQILYQFLVNHGVPDRLQEWQQQATEAGNLQEAGQAEQVWNEFCHILDDYVNVLGDQEFVQDDFLALLQAGFVGATYSQIPSTLDQVTISEMGRYHLRDKRITIVVGADDHSLPVRIERQSLLSDGDRDQLSEQLAPDQFLATTSETKMVAEPYEDYLTFLTPQDQLYFSHHAGNGADDTLLKQSPYVQRIQEFFQLTPEVFHAQPDANELDVQPYLGSPRATLKYLIPAALASRKQQQKLNASWAAVRTTLEQDANPQLQRLTRNLMSSLDYRNEPTPLTNEIVTGLYGNQILTSISKLEEFYSNPYEYFLEYGLRLKERDEFEINPADTGTFYHEALDHLMKLVNQQQLELGDLDDQQVTELVTEVTTKLIEDDQAQRYEILQSSERMNYIKNQLIKTVTEMAQALRNQARHVHMRPRQTEVAFGPGKHYQELKFALDNHKQVSVQGRIDRIDGMDVDGTDYLNIVDYKSSEREIKFAQVYDGTAMQMMTYMDAVLQNLESIGDTEQARLIGALYLHVFDPVLDYTELKNWQDPQQIQQRLLQKHKYNGILLADKDVLQSLGDQDVSAVYPFRFKNDGDFYKDSKIISQADLNRVINHTEQLIQTAGNRIFAGDTRLWPARFQDKSNITNSAYQSVMQFDPLLAENNYREVENLSMAEVLEKLRAEQKGGNHE